Proteins found in one Paenibacillus sp. FSL R10-2782 genomic segment:
- the metE gene encoding 5-methyltetrahydropteroyltriglutamate--homocysteine S-methyltransferase gives MSFTQVPELPGLTSSSLGYPRIGGNREWKKALERFWNGSIDESELHTEMKRLRLEHLSKQRDKGIDRIPVGDFTYYDHMLDTSVMFGLVPERFNYRPDGPVPLSIYFGIARGQKGATASEMTKWLNTNYHYIVPELANATPVFTENKPLQAYREAKQELSIEGKPVMIGPYSFVALSKGYDRKDLAAIVRSFLPLYTRVLSELAAEGVQWVQVDEPVLTTSFPAEDLDIIQEAYEALAQAAPSLNIVLQTYFGSLDHYERLSTLPVQGIGLDFVHDDGENLQQVLRHGFPAGKTLAAGVIDGRNIWRSDLNVVAALLGQLAEQTTAAQLIVQPSCSLLHVPVSLEAEHKLDRELMQALAFADEKLEEIAALTAALGKREPSALAKLGQSADAVARFNSSAARVQTAADMAALLAKEPQSRSVPFAERRVIQQDKLKLPPLPTTTIGSFPQTAEVRKARLHYRKGEWSAEQYRTFIQQQIKEWIDIQEDIGIDVLVHGEFERTDMVEFFGEKLKGFAFTQNGWVQSYGSRCVKPPIIYGDVSFDQPMTVEETAFAQSLTSKPVKGMLTGPVTILNWSFERNDIPRSQVALQLALALRAEVEALEQAGIGMIQVDEPAIREGLPLKKEQQQAYLAWAVQAFLVTIATVDPATQIHTHMCYSEFQDMIQSISDMDADVISIETSRSHGELIVSFEDQVYDKGIGLGVYDIHSPRIPDVSEMLSMIQRALRVLPSDLFWVNPDCGLKTRTKDESVAALRQMVLAAQAARDSLAASS, from the coding sequence ATGTCATTTACTCAAGTGCCTGAATTGCCTGGCCTGACCAGCAGTAGTCTGGGATATCCGCGTATCGGCGGAAACCGGGAATGGAAAAAAGCACTGGAACGCTTCTGGAACGGCAGCATCGATGAGAGCGAGCTGCATACCGAGATGAAACGATTGCGGCTGGAGCATCTGAGCAAGCAGCGTGACAAGGGAATTGATCGAATTCCGGTCGGAGACTTTACCTATTATGATCACATGCTTGATACATCCGTGATGTTCGGTCTGGTGCCGGAACGGTTCAACTATCGTCCCGACGGACCTGTTCCCCTATCCATCTATTTCGGGATAGCCCGTGGACAAAAGGGTGCCACCGCCAGTGAAATGACCAAATGGCTGAATACCAACTATCACTACATCGTGCCCGAATTGGCCAATGCAACCCCGGTGTTCACCGAGAATAAGCCGTTGCAGGCTTATCGTGAAGCGAAACAGGAACTGAGCATTGAGGGTAAGCCCGTCATGATCGGTCCTTATTCGTTCGTTGCTCTGTCCAAAGGCTATGACCGCAAGGATTTGGCCGCCATCGTGAGAAGTTTCCTGCCACTGTACACCCGCGTCCTGTCTGAGCTGGCTGCGGAAGGCGTTCAGTGGGTGCAGGTGGATGAGCCTGTCCTGACCACCTCATTCCCGGCAGAGGATTTGGACATTATTCAGGAGGCCTATGAGGCTTTGGCCCAAGCGGCTCCATCCTTAAATATCGTGCTGCAAACCTACTTTGGCAGTCTGGATCATTATGAGCGCCTGTCCACGCTCCCGGTACAGGGAATAGGTCTTGATTTTGTGCATGATGATGGCGAAAACCTTCAGCAGGTACTCCGCCATGGCTTCCCCGCAGGGAAAACACTAGCCGCTGGGGTCATTGATGGGCGTAATATATGGCGCTCCGATCTGAACGTCGTGGCGGCGCTGCTTGGGCAACTGGCGGAGCAAACAACTGCTGCGCAGCTCATCGTGCAGCCATCATGCAGTCTGCTGCATGTGCCAGTCAGTCTGGAAGCCGAACACAAGCTGGACCGGGAGCTGATGCAAGCGCTGGCCTTTGCTGATGAAAAGCTGGAAGAAATCGCAGCTTTGACCGCTGCGCTTGGCAAACGCGAACCCTCGGCACTTGCCAAGCTTGGGCAGAGTGCGGACGCGGTAGCCCGCTTCAACAGCTCAGCGGCACGAGTACAGACCGCTGCCGATATGGCGGCTCTACTGGCGAAAGAGCCGCAGTCACGCAGCGTTCCCTTCGCTGAGCGTCGTGTGATCCAGCAGGACAAGCTGAAGCTGCCTCCATTGCCTACGACGACGATTGGCAGCTTTCCGCAAACCGCCGAGGTTCGCAAAGCCCGTCTGCATTATCGCAAAGGGGAGTGGTCTGCTGAGCAGTATCGGACGTTCATTCAGCAGCAAATCAAGGAGTGGATTGATATTCAGGAGGACATTGGCATTGATGTGCTCGTACATGGGGAATTTGAGCGGACAGACATGGTTGAATTTTTTGGCGAAAAGCTGAAAGGCTTTGCCTTTACACAAAACGGGTGGGTGCAGTCCTACGGCTCCCGGTGTGTTAAACCTCCGATTATATACGGAGACGTGTCGTTCGATCAACCCATGACCGTGGAAGAAACGGCCTTCGCCCAATCGTTGACCTCCAAGCCAGTCAAAGGAATGCTGACAGGTCCGGTAACGATTTTGAATTGGTCCTTCGAGCGTAATGATATTCCTCGCAGTCAGGTTGCTTTACAGTTAGCACTGGCCCTGCGGGCAGAGGTAGAAGCACTGGAACAAGCGGGGATTGGCATGATTCAGGTCGATGAACCCGCGATCCGTGAAGGGCTTCCACTGAAAAAAGAACAGCAGCAAGCCTATCTGGCGTGGGCGGTTCAAGCCTTCCTTGTTACAATAGCAACCGTTGATCCCGCCACCCAAATCCATACGCATATGTGCTATTCCGAATTTCAGGATATGATCCAATCCATCTCCGATATGGATGCCGACGTCATTTCTATTGAAACCTCGCGTAGCCACGGTGAACTGATTGTCAGCTTTGAGGATCAGGTGTACGACAAGGGCATCGGTCTGGGCGTATATGATATCCATAGCCCGCGCATTCCCGATGTGTCTGAAATGCTGAGTATGATACAGCGTGCCCTGCGCGTACTGCCTTCTGATTTATTTTGGGTCAATCCAGACTGCGGCTTGAAAACCCGCACCAAGGATGAATCCGTCGCCGCATTGCGGCAAATGGTGCTGGCCGCTCAAGCAGCCAGAGATTCGTTGGCTGCATCCAGCTAA